Proteins co-encoded in one Gracilimonas sediminicola genomic window:
- the sufD gene encoding Fe-S cluster assembly protein SufD: MSVAVKEKETILDFLDGNFETVSNVSAIAGLNEKGAGNISEFPFPTKKDEDWRFTDLKSISRSHFVPVSEAGVVSPGDISEYYLPEATNSRLVFVNGVFDADLSSTSDIPENVVVGTLAENGDSEIIEKHLGAYTTYDDDQDVFSALNDANFKDGAFIYVPKETKVEAPIHILNVFTDAEKAFYATPRVLFVGEAYSKSTIVEEHVALVQNEYLNVTVNEFKLFEGAHVHHARIQRDSKKANHISRPIAHLDKYAEYHSYTICLGAKLFRNDPRVVQNDEEVDFTIDGLVLIDGEQIADTHSAIDHRHWHAKSHQLHKVVVNDKAHSIFNGKIFVREDSQKIDSFQENRNLLLSVDGTVHTKPQLEIFSDDVLCSHGATIGHLNEDEVFYLHSRGLTKKKARELLVYAFTLESIENMEVESVHKLLLDEVVKFTSRDEEFVSVGE; the protein is encoded by the coding sequence ATGAGTGTAGCAGTAAAAGAAAAAGAAACCATTTTAGACTTTCTGGACGGTAATTTTGAAACAGTATCCAATGTTTCAGCCATTGCCGGATTGAATGAGAAAGGAGCAGGGAATATTTCTGAATTCCCATTTCCAACCAAGAAGGACGAAGACTGGCGATTCACGGATCTGAAATCAATCAGCCGAAGTCATTTTGTACCGGTTTCAGAAGCCGGAGTAGTTTCCCCGGGCGATATCAGTGAGTACTACCTGCCGGAAGCCACCAACAGCCGACTGGTGTTTGTAAACGGTGTATTTGATGCCGATTTATCTTCAACTTCAGATATCCCTGAAAATGTAGTTGTTGGCACACTGGCTGAAAACGGTGACTCTGAAATTATTGAAAAACATTTAGGTGCGTATACTACCTACGATGATGATCAGGATGTTTTTTCGGCATTGAATGACGCCAATTTCAAAGACGGTGCTTTCATTTACGTTCCTAAGGAAACGAAAGTAGAAGCTCCGATTCATATACTGAATGTATTTACAGACGCTGAGAAAGCTTTTTATGCTACTCCACGCGTATTGTTTGTGGGAGAAGCTTATTCCAAATCAACGATTGTTGAAGAGCACGTGGCGCTGGTTCAGAATGAATACCTGAACGTGACCGTGAATGAGTTTAAACTGTTTGAAGGAGCGCATGTTCACCATGCACGTATTCAGCGCGACAGTAAGAAGGCGAATCATATTTCCCGCCCGATTGCTCACCTGGATAAGTACGCTGAGTATCACTCATACACTATTTGTTTGGGTGCTAAATTGTTCAGAAATGATCCGCGTGTTGTTCAGAACGATGAAGAAGTCGATTTCACAATCGATGGCCTGGTGCTGATTGATGGCGAGCAAATTGCCGATACGCATTCAGCAATCGATCACAGACACTGGCATGCGAAAAGCCACCAGCTGCATAAAGTAGTAGTGAACGACAAAGCGCATTCCATCTTTAACGGTAAGATTTTTGTTCGGGAAGATTCTCAAAAAATCGATTCTTTCCAGGAAAACCGAAACTTGCTGTTATCTGTTGATGGTACGGTTCACACCAAACCTCAGCTTGAGATTTTTTCTGATGATGTGTTGTGTTCTCACGGTGCGACTATTGGTCACCTGAATGAAGACGAGGTATTTTACCTCCATAGTCGCGGGCTCACAAAGAAGAAGGCACGCGAATTACTGGTTTACGCTTTCACCCTCGAAAGTATCGAGAATATGGAAGTGGAATCGGTGCATAAATTATTATTAGACGAAGTAGTCAAATTCACCAGCCGCGACGAGGAATTTGTTTCGGTGGGTGAGTAA
- a CDS encoding aminotransferase class V-fold PLP-dependent enzyme yields the protein MEEALKQDTATLTTDWEAIRNQFPVLKREIKGNPLVYLDNGASSQMPQRVIDRINDYHSNEHANVHRGIHTLSQEGTDAFEAARTKVKDFINARHLEEIIYTTGTTDSINLVANSYGRKHFREGDEIILSAMEHHANIVPWQMVAEETGAKIKVIPMTDEGELVMEEFHNLLSDRTKMVGVLHVSNALGTVNPVEEIIEAAHAKDIPVLIDGAQAVPHAVVDVQKLDADFYAFSAHKMCGPTGFGILYGKKELLEDMPPYRGGGDMIDKVTFEKTTWNDLPHKFEAGTPPIAAGVGFAETIDFLNEVGMENIAAREQELLDYATEELRKIDGLKIVGTAKNKASVISFLLEGIHPTDAGTILDQKGIAVRTGHHCAQPIMDHFNIPGTARASISFYNNKEDIDRLVEGIKYVKEFF from the coding sequence ATGGAAGAAGCACTGAAACAAGATACCGCCACATTAACTACGGATTGGGAAGCCATTCGTAATCAATTTCCTGTGCTTAAACGGGAAATAAAGGGGAATCCTTTGGTGTATCTTGACAACGGTGCTTCCAGCCAGATGCCACAGCGTGTGATTGATCGTATCAACGATTATCATTCCAATGAACATGCAAATGTTCACCGCGGAATACACACCTTGAGTCAGGAGGGAACGGATGCTTTTGAAGCAGCCCGGACCAAAGTAAAAGATTTCATCAATGCCCGGCACCTGGAAGAAATCATTTACACTACCGGAACTACCGACTCCATCAATCTGGTAGCCAACAGCTACGGGCGAAAGCATTTTCGGGAAGGAGATGAAATCATCCTTTCCGCCATGGAACATCATGCTAACATTGTGCCCTGGCAAATGGTGGCAGAGGAAACGGGAGCCAAGATCAAAGTCATTCCAATGACTGACGAAGGCGAGTTGGTGATGGAAGAATTTCACAACCTGCTTTCAGACCGAACCAAGATGGTTGGGGTTCTTCATGTATCGAATGCGTTAGGAACCGTCAACCCGGTAGAGGAGATTATCGAAGCGGCTCATGCCAAAGATATTCCTGTTTTAATTGACGGAGCGCAAGCCGTTCCTCACGCCGTAGTTGATGTTCAGAAACTGGACGCTGACTTCTACGCTTTTTCAGCCCATAAAATGTGCGGTCCAACCGGATTTGGCATTCTATATGGCAAGAAAGAACTGCTGGAAGATATGCCACCATATCGAGGAGGTGGCGACATGATTGATAAGGTGACCTTTGAGAAAACCACCTGGAATGATCTGCCACATAAGTTTGAAGCCGGAACTCCCCCTATTGCAGCCGGAGTTGGTTTTGCCGAAACTATTGATTTCCTGAATGAGGTCGGGATGGAGAACATCGCCGCCCGTGAACAGGAATTACTTGATTACGCCACGGAAGAACTGCGTAAGATAGACGGTCTTAAAATCGTCGGTACAGCAAAGAATAAGGCGTCTGTGATTTCGTTTTTACTGGAGGGCATTCACCCAACTGATGCAGGTACCATTCTGGATCAAAAAGGCATTGCCGTACGAACCGGACATCATTGCGCTCAGCCCATTATGGATCATTTTAACATTCCGGGCACTGCACGGGCATCTATTTCCTTCTACAATAATAAAGAGGATATTGACCGGTTAGTGGAAGGAATCAAATACGTAAAAGAATTTTTTTAA
- a CDS encoding NifU family protein, with protein MAKIKEIERTPNPDAMRFVLAEPLTNGTTRSFENAAEAEGDELASALFAIDNVINVYYVDKYVTVTQDGKAVWSELLRKLAPPIREAEPDNHEEDDSEVHVSKEAQESDDPRLQEINRMLDEQVRPYLLADGGGLKVLGLESNRLKVHYQGACGTCPTATTGTLYAIESMVKRIDPEIQVVSV; from the coding sequence ATGGCAAAAATTAAAGAAATAGAACGCACACCGAATCCTGATGCCATGCGCTTTGTATTGGCTGAACCGCTGACCAACGGCACCACCCGCTCGTTCGAGAACGCGGCTGAAGCTGAAGGCGATGAACTGGCGTCGGCACTGTTTGCAATCGATAATGTGATTAACGTGTATTATGTAGATAAGTACGTAACCGTTACGCAGGATGGAAAAGCGGTTTGGTCTGAATTGCTTCGAAAGCTTGCACCTCCGATTCGGGAGGCTGAGCCTGACAATCATGAAGAAGATGATTCTGAAGTACACGTAAGTAAAGAAGCTCAGGAATCTGATGATCCACGCCTGCAGGAAATCAACCGCATGCTGGATGAACAGGTTCGTCCTTATTTGCTGGCTGACGGTGGCGGACTTAAAGTATTGGGTCTGGAATCAAACCGGCTTAAGGTACACTATCAGGGAGCTTGCGGAACGTGCCCAACAGCTACAACCGGAACGCTGTATGCCATCGAAAGTATGGTGAAGCGTATTGATCCGGAAATTCAAGTTGTTTCAGTCTAA
- a CDS encoding HesB/IscA family protein — protein MEELSITDRATERINLIRKEQNVPDDAYLRVGVVSGGCSGLTYDLEFNSDVQPEENDKIFDVDGLKVLVDMRSFLYLAGTELDYTEGLNGQGFHFKNPNASRTCSCGESFSI, from the coding sequence ATGGAAGAGCTTTCCATTACAGATCGAGCTACTGAGCGGATTAACCTGATCCGAAAGGAGCAAAACGTACCGGACGATGCCTATCTTCGGGTAGGTGTGGTAAGCGGTGGCTGCTCGGGGCTAACCTACGATCTGGAATTCAATTCTGATGTTCAGCCGGAGGAAAACGATAAAATCTTTGATGTTGACGGCCTTAAAGTGCTGGTCGACATGCGCAGTTTTCTTTACCTGGCGGGAACCGAATTGGACTATACCGAAGGATTAAACGGACAGGGTTTCCATTTCAAAAATCCAAATGCTTCGCGTACCTGTTCCTGCGGAGAGTCTTTCTCTATTTAG
- a CDS encoding DUF2480 family protein, giving the protein MSEETIVNRVQQNTKLVTLDLQKFHDDTPIEELDIKQFLFQELMLKEKDFREQIKEFDWSQYEGKYLTVYCSTDAIIAPWAWMLITSYASEFAKEVFKGRKEAFQHQLYQRELDKYDWDQYEDKFVLLKGCGKVHVPDSIYMLATNKLMKRAKKIMYGEACSNVPVWRG; this is encoded by the coding sequence ATGTCAGAAGAAACCATTGTAAACCGGGTTCAGCAAAATACCAAGCTGGTTACGCTGGATTTGCAGAAATTCCACGATGACACCCCCATCGAAGAGCTGGATATCAAACAGTTTCTGTTTCAGGAATTGATGCTGAAGGAAAAAGACTTCCGGGAGCAGATTAAGGAATTCGACTGGTCGCAATATGAGGGAAAATACCTGACCGTTTATTGCAGCACCGATGCCATTATTGCTCCATGGGCCTGGATGCTTATAACTTCTTATGCTTCTGAATTTGCCAAAGAAGTATTCAAGGGGAGAAAAGAAGCTTTTCAACACCAGTTATATCAGAGAGAGCTGGACAAGTACGACTGGGATCAATACGAAGACAAGTTTGTATTACTGAAAGGATGCGGAAAAGTACACGTACCTGATTCCATTTATATGCTCGCTACCAATAAGCTTATGAAGAGAGCTAAAAAAATTATGTACGGGGAAGCCTGCTCGAACGTGCCGGTTTGGAGAGGGTGA
- a CDS encoding DUF2442 domain-containing protein encodes MKSEKAGIVTSENRTEVTNVSSHGIWIYHIGKEYFLDYDKFPWFKNAKIGEVVNIETPSEEHFYWPDLDVDLHLESIKHPEKFPLMSKED; translated from the coding sequence ATGAAATCAGAGAAAGCTGGAATAGTCACTTCGGAAAATAGAACTGAAGTCACCAATGTCTCATCACATGGCATATGGATCTATCATATTGGAAAAGAGTATTTCCTTGATTACGATAAATTCCCTTGGTTCAAGAATGCCAAAATTGGTGAAGTAGTAAATATTGAAACCCCCTCCGAAGAACATTTTTACTGGCCCGATTTGGATGTTGACCTGCATTTGGAGTCCATTAAACATCCCGAAAAATTCCCTTTAATGAGCAAAGAAGATTAA
- a CDS encoding DUF4160 domain-containing protein translates to MSPTVFRFKGYRFFFFSREEDRIHIHVIHAEGEAKVWLEPDIELQSSYGLSSKQIKEILEQIIKHEDEIRESWNSHFGK, encoded by the coding sequence ATGAGTCCAACAGTATTCAGATTTAAAGGATACCGTTTCTTTTTCTTTTCACGGGAAGAAGATAGGATACATATTCACGTAATTCATGCTGAAGGTGAAGCAAAAGTTTGGTTAGAACCAGATATTGAACTTCAATCTTCATACGGTCTTAGTTCCAAACAAATCAAAGAGATACTTGAACAAATAATCAAACACGAAGATGAAATCAGAGAAAGCTGGAATAGTCACTTCGGAAAATAG
- a CDS encoding DUF2283 domain-containing protein: MKLNYYPETDSLYIDLSSKLSSYTEEVSEGIHIDYDDENNIVGIDIDNASKKLDMNEISVSKLPNLERAK; encoded by the coding sequence ATGAAACTTAATTATTATCCGGAGACAGATTCTCTTTACATCGACCTTTCCTCAAAGCTTAGTTCATATACTGAAGAAGTTTCGGAAGGTATCCATATAGATTATGATGATGAGAATAATATAGTTGGAATTGACATCGATAATGCCAGTAAAAAACTGGATATGAATGAAATTTCAGTTTCAAAGCTTCCTAATTTAGAAAGGGCTAAATGA
- a CDS encoding SDR family oxidoreductase has product MIVLITGTSRGIGKSIAQKLLNEGHEVIGTSRSTNHEFPNDENYRHIACDLSKPNEFEKLKSVFQEDEIPEVLINNAGMFAEADFDISDEEWLANWDLTLQVNLRSAALISKWALNAWKKAGVEGRLINISSRAGTRGDTQEYASYAASKGGMTAFTKSIGRSFGKHGITAYTIAPGFVNTDMAQGSIEVYGEDYLTKDLALDSIAPPEQIAEISYLLASGKLKHATGQTFHINSGSYLV; this is encoded by the coding sequence ATGATAGTTTTAATAACCGGTACCTCTCGTGGAATAGGAAAATCCATCGCTCAAAAATTACTTAATGAAGGGCATGAAGTGATTGGAACCTCCCGATCAACGAATCACGAATTCCCGAATGACGAAAACTACCGGCACATCGCCTGTGATTTATCCAAGCCCAATGAATTTGAAAAGCTTAAGTCGGTATTTCAGGAAGACGAAATCCCAGAAGTACTCATCAACAATGCCGGGATGTTTGCAGAAGCTGATTTTGATATTTCCGATGAAGAATGGCTGGCAAACTGGGATTTGACGCTACAGGTAAACCTACGTTCAGCAGCTTTGATCTCCAAATGGGCACTTAACGCCTGGAAGAAAGCCGGGGTTGAAGGGAGGCTTATCAATATCTCATCCCGGGCCGGAACACGTGGAGACACCCAGGAATACGCCAGTTATGCAGCCAGTAAAGGAGGAATGACCGCATTCACCAAAAGTATCGGCCGCAGTTTTGGGAAGCATGGAATCACCGCTTATACCATCGCCCCCGGTTTTGTAAACACCGATATGGCTCAGGGCTCCATCGAAGTGTATGGAGAGGATTATCTCACTAAAGATTTAGCTCTGGATTCCATCGCTCCGCCGGAGCAGATAGCGGAAATCAGTTATTTACTTGCCTCAGGAAAACTCAAGCACGCCACCGGGCAAACTTTTCACATTAACTCGGGAAGTTACCTGGTTTAA
- the fni gene encoding type 2 isopentenyl-diphosphate Delta-isomerase, with translation MTDIRDRKKDHVELTVTEGTQYDQPSGFERYRFIHNALPEVNFNEVTTEATLLGRTFSMPLFISSMTGGYSEAGPVNAIIAEFCEAENLPFGVGSQRAMLEDESLTDTFSVVRDKAPNAFICSNIGGAQLIGGLDTKRLTQLMDSIQANAIIVHLNPLQELMQPEGDRDFKGILDGIEQLVKDTQLPVIVKETGAGISEHTARRLLNVGVNVIDVAGAGGTSWAKVENFRSSNQSANHGFDEWGIPTVECIQQLSKLEWEQSFEIIASGGIRSAFDIAKSLCLGAHFAATAQPVIKAIKNDEYTGLEKLLNQWKKDLKTILTLLGCTSVQELSASHLQEMK, from the coding sequence ATGACCGACATCAGAGACCGAAAAAAAGACCACGTTGAGCTTACCGTAACAGAAGGCACCCAATACGATCAGCCCTCCGGATTTGAACGCTACCGCTTTATTCATAATGCACTTCCGGAAGTCAATTTTAATGAAGTGACTACCGAAGCAACGTTGTTGGGACGAACCTTCAGTATGCCTCTTTTCATTTCTTCTATGACGGGTGGTTATTCTGAAGCAGGTCCGGTTAATGCTATCATTGCCGAGTTTTGTGAAGCGGAAAATCTACCCTTTGGGGTAGGGAGTCAACGAGCTATGTTGGAAGATGAATCCCTGACAGATACGTTTTCTGTAGTCCGGGACAAAGCCCCGAATGCTTTTATATGTTCAAACATCGGAGGCGCACAACTCATTGGCGGGCTTGATACTAAAAGGCTTACCCAACTTATGGATTCGATTCAAGCTAATGCCATAATTGTCCACCTGAATCCACTGCAGGAACTAATGCAGCCGGAAGGCGATCGTGACTTTAAAGGAATCCTTGATGGTATTGAACAGTTGGTTAAAGACACTCAGTTACCGGTGATTGTGAAAGAAACGGGTGCGGGAATTTCTGAACATACTGCCCGCAGATTATTAAATGTTGGGGTGAATGTAATTGATGTAGCGGGTGCCGGAGGAACAAGCTGGGCAAAAGTCGAGAACTTCCGTTCGTCCAATCAATCCGCCAACCATGGCTTTGATGAGTGGGGAATCCCAACCGTAGAATGTATTCAGCAGCTGAGCAAACTGGAATGGGAACAAAGTTTTGAAATCATAGCATCTGGTGGTATCCGTTCAGCTTTTGATATCGCGAAGTCGTTGTGTTTGGGGGCGCATTTTGCGGCTACGGCACAACCGGTTATCAAAGCAATAAAGAACGATGAATACACCGGGCTTGAAAAGCTTTTGAACCAATGGAAAAAGGATTTAAAAACCATCTTAACGCTACTTGGATGCACAAGTGTACAGGAATTATCCGCTTCTCATCTTCAGGAAATGAAATAG
- a CDS encoding polyprenyl synthetase family protein, whose amino-acid sequence MSNKNLQQQLLERIETGLKDLHFPDHPQTLYEPYRYVLSVGGKRIRPMLTLLANGLCGGDLNDALPAALSVEILHNFTLVHDDIMDSADTRRGEPSVFKKWNENIAILSGDVMFADAYRQLSYYGTNESYSKEEFAAVHSVFSKAIVTVCEGQALDMEFVDRTDVNHNEYLEMIAGKTAALLSGALELGAISAHASSEKRKELAELGYEMGIAFQIQDDLLDATADPEKFGKRPGGDIFEGKKTYLTILALERANAEQSSLIQETLNAENPAPEHVDEVLGIMSDLDVLDDVAAEIDQHYKKAFQLLNKFESSDYKQELEKLLIFLQNRDH is encoded by the coding sequence TTGAGTAACAAGAATCTCCAACAACAATTACTGGAAAGGATTGAAACCGGGCTAAAGGACCTTCACTTTCCGGATCATCCCCAAACTCTTTACGAGCCTTACCGGTATGTCTTATCGGTTGGAGGGAAGCGGATTCGACCTATGCTCACGCTGCTTGCTAACGGATTATGTGGCGGTGATTTGAATGATGCTTTACCTGCTGCTCTTTCTGTAGAAATACTTCATAATTTCACCCTTGTTCACGATGATATCATGGACAGCGCAGATACCCGACGCGGTGAACCCAGCGTATTCAAGAAATGGAATGAAAATATTGCCATCCTTTCCGGAGATGTGATGTTTGCCGATGCCTACAGGCAGCTCAGTTACTACGGTACTAATGAAAGTTACTCTAAAGAAGAGTTTGCGGCTGTACACTCGGTTTTTTCCAAAGCTATTGTTACGGTTTGTGAAGGTCAGGCCCTGGATATGGAATTCGTTGATCGAACTGACGTAAACCATAATGAGTACCTGGAAATGATAGCCGGGAAAACAGCGGCTTTGCTGAGCGGGGCCCTGGAACTTGGGGCAATCTCAGCTCATGCTTCTTCCGAAAAGAGAAAAGAGCTGGCTGAATTGGGTTATGAGATGGGCATTGCCTTCCAGATACAGGACGACTTGCTGGATGCTACCGCCGATCCGGAAAAGTTCGGAAAACGTCCGGGTGGCGATATTTTTGAAGGAAAGAAAACATATCTTACCATCCTTGCGTTAGAACGGGCGAATGCTGAGCAGTCATCTCTCATTCAGGAAACGCTGAATGCAGAAAATCCGGCCCCGGAACATGTTGATGAAGTTCTGGGAATAATGTCGGACCTGGATGTACTGGATGATGTTGCCGCCGAAATTGATCAGCATTACAAAAAAGCGTTTCAGTTATTAAATAAATTTGAATCTTCTGATTACAAACAAGAGCTTGAAAAACTTCTTATCTTCTTACAGAATCGTGACCATTAA
- a CDS encoding outer membrane protein assembly factor BamD, which produces MRSKLLAVLAFLFIFSACKNDRLIKRGDSVEVAYQKAMAFYEEENYSEAANAFDTVTRVARGTEYGQDAQYYLAESYYKDKQFLLAASEYDRYISYYPQDERRPQIEFRAAMCYYELSPRYKLDQNQTRKAIERFRLFNNRYPDHEKVQEAAARIDELREKLAHKSYEAARFYVRTEQYKAATIYLDKTIDQYPESKWAERALVDQIQTYINYADNSVINRQAERYGKAIENYEKFLQLFPESKFREEVENYHDEAVRKLADVRSGGSSQSEVADSGQD; this is translated from the coding sequence ATGCGCAGTAAACTACTTGCAGTTTTAGCTTTCTTATTCATCTTCTCGGCCTGTAAAAACGACCGGCTTATCAAAAGGGGAGACTCTGTTGAAGTGGCCTATCAAAAAGCGATGGCTTTCTATGAAGAAGAAAATTACAGCGAGGCCGCCAACGCCTTTGATACCGTTACAAGGGTAGCCAGAGGCACCGAATACGGGCAGGATGCTCAATACTATCTTGCCGAAAGTTATTACAAAGATAAGCAGTTTTTACTGGCTGCCAGTGAGTATGATCGGTACATCAGTTATTACCCACAGGACGAACGTCGACCACAGATCGAATTTAGAGCGGCGATGTGTTACTACGAACTCAGTCCGCGTTATAAACTGGATCAGAACCAGACCCGAAAAGCCATTGAGCGATTCCGCCTGTTCAATAATCGCTACCCGGACCATGAAAAAGTGCAGGAAGCTGCAGCTCGTATTGATGAACTCAGAGAAAAGCTGGCTCATAAATCCTATGAAGCAGCACGGTTTTATGTACGCACCGAACAGTATAAAGCAGCCACTATTTACCTGGATAAAACCATTGATCAGTATCCGGAATCAAAGTGGGCAGAACGAGCATTGGTTGACCAAATTCAAACCTACATCAATTACGCCGATAACAGTGTCATAAACCGACAGGCTGAGCGTTACGGTAAAGCCATTGAAAACTACGAGAAGTTTCTGCAGCTGTTCCCTGAAAGTAAGTTCCGCGAAGAAGTCGAAAACTATCATGATGAAGCGGTAAGAAAACTGGCTGATGTTCGAAGCGGTGGAAGCAGCCAAAGCGAGGTTGCTGACTCAGGACAGGATTAA
- the nadD gene encoding nicotinate (nicotinamide) nucleotide adenylyltransferase: protein MSGRIGLFGGTFDPVHNGHISIAQSFLQSDLIDELWVLLTPYPPHKTREFQTPYEIRLEMLEKAFSGISNLSIKTIENELPKPSYSVQTIRYLKEHLPDNTYFYCMGEDSLAKFHTWKYYEEILEECELLVAQRPGETHKDVEDKILQRTHFVDHTPLDVSSSGIREKVAAGISITDRVPEEVVKVIEKEQLYS, encoded by the coding sequence ATGTCTGGGCGGATTGGTTTATTTGGAGGTACTTTCGATCCGGTTCATAACGGACATATTTCCATTGCGCAATCCTTCCTCCAATCAGACTTAATAGATGAGCTTTGGGTATTGCTGACTCCATACCCACCACACAAAACCCGGGAGTTCCAGACGCCTTACGAGATCCGCCTGGAGATGCTGGAAAAAGCTTTTTCGGGGATAAGCAACTTGTCCATTAAGACTATTGAAAACGAACTGCCTAAGCCTTCCTATAGCGTTCAGACCATTCGATACTTAAAGGAACACCTGCCCGATAACACTTACTTTTATTGTATGGGAGAAGACAGCCTGGCTAAGTTTCATACCTGGAAGTATTATGAGGAAATCCTGGAAGAATGTGAGCTGTTGGTTGCCCAGCGTCCCGGTGAGACACACAAAGACGTTGAAGATAAGATTTTACAGCGCACCCACTTTGTGGATCATACGCCCCTCGATGTATCTTCATCCGGAATCAGAGAGAAAGTAGCAGCCGGAATTTCTATCACCGATCGGGTGCCGGAAGAAGTCGTAAAAGTAATTGAAAAAGAGCAGTTATATAGCTAA
- a CDS encoding S66 peptidase family protein, translated as MAFTRKDFLKTTALASFTGAAIGLAGCETKAAPGSTQKIKPKALKAGDTLGLVAPASPIYESSVFDEMLANLRGLGFKLKLGEYVRNQRGYLAGTDQQRANDLMNMFRDPQVDGVMCIRGGWGCNRILPLLDYDVFKNNPKAFCGFSDITSLHMAMYQKSDLITFHGPVGKSNWNRFTTNAFKEIIFDGETPTFEIPADDERNFVINPGTIEGKLLGGNLSVLVSMIGSDYLPSFEHAILYLEDVGESVYRIDRMLTQLKLAGILDQISGFVFGKCTDCDAGDNSLTLQQVFDDHIKPLDIPAFYGAMISHEDDNITLPVGLNAGIDATKKTIHVSEPAVV; from the coding sequence ATGGCATTTACCCGAAAAGACTTTCTCAAGACAACCGCACTCGCTTCATTTACAGGAGCAGCAATTGGGCTTGCAGGCTGTGAAACAAAAGCCGCTCCCGGTTCAACCCAAAAAATTAAACCGAAAGCATTAAAAGCCGGTGATACTTTGGGGCTTGTAGCTCCCGCAAGCCCCATTTACGAATCCTCCGTATTTGATGAGATGCTGGCCAACCTTCGGGGCCTGGGCTTTAAACTTAAACTGGGTGAGTATGTGCGAAACCAAAGAGGATATTTGGCCGGGACCGATCAGCAGCGAGCTAATGATTTGATGAATATGTTTCGGGATCCACAGGTGGATGGAGTTATGTGTATTCGCGGGGGGTGGGGATGTAACCGTATTTTGCCTTTGCTGGATTACGATGTATTCAAAAATAATCCCAAAGCATTCTGCGGGTTTAGTGATATCACTTCGCTGCATATGGCTATGTATCAAAAAAGTGACCTTATTACTTTTCATGGGCCGGTGGGGAAGTCTAACTGGAATCGGTTCACAACCAACGCTTTTAAAGAGATAATCTTTGATGGAGAAACACCCACTTTTGAAATCCCCGCTGACGATGAACGAAATTTTGTTATAAATCCGGGTACCATTGAAGGTAAATTGCTTGGAGGCAACCTTTCGGTATTGGTTTCAATGATTGGATCTGATTATTTGCCGTCCTTTGAACATGCTATTCTGTATCTGGAAGATGTGGGAGAGAGCGTGTACCGAATCGACCGGATGCTGACTCAACTTAAACTGGCAGGTATTCTTGACCAGATTTCAGGATTTGTGTTCGGGAAATGTACCGATTGCGATGCCGGGGATAACAGCCTTACGTTACAGCAGGTTTTTGATGACCACATCAAACCACTCGATATCCCGGCTTTTTACGGGGCTATGATCAGCCACGAGGACGACAATATTACCCTGCCGGTTGGTTTGAATGCCGGGATTGATGCAACAAAGAAAACAATTCACGTATCAGAACCGGCTGTTGTTTGA